A region of Burkholderiales bacterium JOSHI_001 DNA encodes the following proteins:
- a CDS encoding cell division protein FtsA (PFAM: Cell division protein FtsA~TIGRFAM: cell division protein FtsA): MAKEYKNLVVGLDIGTAKVMVVVAEAMPDGELRVAGLGVAPSHGLKRGVVVNIDATVQSIQQALKEAEMMAACKIERVYTGITGSHIRGQNSTGMVIVRDNREVTPVDVSRVVETAKAINIPNDQRLLLVEPQEFIIDGHEVKEPIGMSGSRLEVKVHIVTGAQSAAENILKCVRRCGLEVEHLALNPTASAAAVLTDDEKDLGVAVVDIGAGTTDVSIFTDGSIRHTAVIPIAGDLITSDIAMALRTPTKDAEEIKVEYGVAKQLLADPAENLEVPGLGDRAPRMLSRQALSGVIEPRVEEIYSLVHQVIRESGYEELLSSGIVITGGSAVMPGMVELGEDIFLKPVRKGLPTYSGALFDMVANPRSATVMGLLEEARLAHARGHKAAAQAGSVQGLFGKAKEWFLGNF; the protein is encoded by the coding sequence ATGGCCAAGGAATACAAGAACCTCGTCGTCGGCTTGGACATCGGCACCGCCAAGGTCATGGTGGTGGTGGCCGAAGCCATGCCCGACGGCGAACTGCGCGTGGCCGGCCTGGGCGTGGCGCCCAGCCATGGCCTGAAGCGCGGGGTGGTGGTGAACATCGACGCCACGGTGCAGAGCATCCAGCAGGCGCTGAAAGAGGCCGAGATGATGGCCGCCTGCAAGATCGAGCGGGTCTACACCGGCATCACCGGCAGCCACATCCGGGGCCAGAACTCCACCGGCATGGTCATCGTGCGCGACAACCGCGAGGTGACGCCGGTGGACGTGTCGCGGGTGGTGGAAACCGCCAAGGCCATCAACATCCCGAACGACCAGCGCCTGCTGCTGGTGGAGCCGCAGGAATTCATCATCGACGGGCACGAGGTGAAAGAACCCATCGGCATGAGCGGCAGCCGGCTGGAGGTGAAGGTGCACATCGTCACCGGCGCCCAGAGCGCGGCCGAGAACATCCTGAAGTGCGTGCGCCGCTGCGGCCTGGAAGTGGAACACCTGGCGCTGAACCCCACGGCCAGCGCCGCCGCGGTGCTGACCGACGACGAGAAGGACCTGGGTGTGGCGGTGGTGGACATCGGCGCCGGCACCACCGACGTCAGCATCTTCACCGACGGTTCCATCCGCCACACCGCGGTGATCCCGATTGCCGGTGACCTGATCACCAGCGACATCGCGATGGCGCTGCGCACGCCGACCAAGGACGCCGAAGAGATCAAGGTGGAATACGGCGTGGCCAAGCAACTGCTGGCCGACCCGGCCGAAAACCTGGAGGTGCCGGGCCTGGGCGACCGCGCGCCGCGCATGCTCAGCCGCCAGGCGCTGTCGGGCGTGATCGAGCCGCGGGTGGAGGAAATCTACTCGCTGGTGCACCAGGTCATCCGCGAATCGGGTTACGAAGAACTGCTGTCCAGCGGCATCGTCATCACGGGCGGTTCCGCCGTGATGCCAGGCATGGTGGAGTTGGGCGAGGACATCTTCCTCAAGCCGGTCCGCAAGGGCCTGCCCACCTACAGCGGTGCACTTTTCGACATGGTGGCCAACCCGCGTTCGGCCACCGTGATGGGATTGCTGGAGGAAGCGCGCCTGGCGCATGCGCGAGGCCACAAGGCCGCGGCGCAGGCCGGCAGCGTGCAAGGTTTGTTTGGGAAGGCCAAGGAGTGGTTCCTGGGCAACTTCTGA
- a CDS encoding cell division septal protein (PFAM: Cell division protein FtsQ; POTRA domain, FtsQ-type), translating to MATATFPANLPLDVRLTRGAANVVLAVAALALLVAAVLWLARLPMFGIRAVRLDGDLARNSVSTVRANALPRLAGGFFTLDLQRARAAFESVPWVRRAVVQRRWPNRLAVRLEEHQPAALWTSTDGSDKLVNTHGEVFDANLGDVEDDGLPTFSGPEGSSARMLAMYQRLAPLLQRMDDAVIDELDLSARGSWRVELDSGATLELGRGDEAEVLARTERFVRTVAQVTGRYQRPLQYADLRHTDGYAVKLTGISTAPAEAGAKNP from the coding sequence ATGGCCACCGCCACTTTCCCCGCCAATCTGCCGCTGGACGTGCGCCTGACGCGCGGCGCCGCCAACGTCGTGTTGGCGGTGGCGGCCTTGGCCCTGCTGGTGGCGGCGGTGCTGTGGCTGGCGCGGCTGCCCATGTTCGGCATCCGCGCGGTGCGCCTGGACGGCGACCTGGCGCGCAACAGCGTGTCCACGGTGCGCGCCAATGCGCTGCCGCGCCTGGCCGGGGGCTTCTTCACCCTGGACCTGCAACGCGCCCGCGCAGCCTTCGAGTCGGTGCCCTGGGTGCGGCGCGCGGTGGTGCAGCGGCGCTGGCCCAACCGCCTGGCCGTGCGCCTGGAAGAACACCAGCCAGCCGCGCTGTGGACGTCCACCGACGGCAGCGACAAGCTGGTGAACACCCACGGCGAGGTCTTCGACGCCAACCTGGGCGACGTGGAAGACGACGGACTGCCCACCTTCAGCGGCCCCGAAGGCAGCTCGGCCCGCATGCTGGCCATGTACCAGCGCCTGGCGCCGCTGCTGCAACGCATGGACGACGCGGTGATCGACGAACTGGACCTCAGCGCCCGCGGCAGCTGGCGGGTGGAGCTGGATTCCGGCGCCACGCTGGAATTGGGCCGCGGTGACGAGGCCGAGGTGCTGGCCCGCACCGAACGTTTCGTGCGCACCGTGGCCCAGGTGACCGGCCGCTACCAGCGCCCTCTGCAGTACGCCGACCTGCGCCACACCGATGGCTATGCCGTGAAGCTGACCGGCATTTCCACCGCGCCCGCCGAAGCCGGCGCGAAGAACCCCTGA
- a CDS encoding D-alanine--D-alanine ligase (PFAM: D-ala D-ala ligase C-terminus; D-ala D-ala ligase N-terminus~TIGRFAM: D-alanine--D-alanine ligase), whose product MSGIDVKSLGKVAVLTGGDSAERAISLMSGGGVLKALQSQGVDAHAFDPAQQGLHLLKEQGFARVFIALHGRHGEDGTVQGALELLGIPYTGSGVMASAIALDKVMTKRVWMAEGLPTPRFVRLGPSEQQRERVRGVPDELGLPLIVKPPREGSSIGVTKVVGYSQMQDAVLAAAKFDPDVLCEEFIEGDELTCPVLGDGATARALPVVKIVAPEGAYDYQNKYFTDDVRYQCPSGLPPALEAEVQRIVLASYRALGCRGWGRADLMLRARDQQPFLLEMNTSPGMTGHSLVPISARAAGISYEALCLDLLAQARLDSGSNVAKAA is encoded by the coding sequence ATGAGCGGCATCGACGTGAAATCCCTGGGCAAGGTGGCGGTGCTGACGGGTGGCGACTCCGCCGAACGGGCGATCTCGCTGATGAGCGGTGGCGGCGTGCTCAAGGCCCTGCAAAGCCAAGGGGTGGACGCCCACGCCTTCGACCCTGCGCAGCAGGGCCTGCACCTGCTGAAGGAACAGGGCTTCGCCCGCGTGTTCATCGCGCTGCACGGTCGCCACGGTGAAGACGGCACGGTGCAGGGCGCGCTGGAACTGCTGGGCATTCCCTACACCGGCTCGGGCGTGATGGCCTCGGCCATTGCGCTGGACAAGGTGATGACCAAGCGCGTGTGGATGGCCGAAGGCCTGCCCACGCCGCGTTTCGTTCGCTTGGGCCCCAGCGAGCAGCAGCGCGAACGCGTGCGCGGCGTGCCGGACGAACTGGGCCTGCCGCTGATCGTGAAGCCGCCGCGCGAAGGCTCGTCCATCGGCGTGACCAAGGTGGTGGGCTACTCGCAGATGCAGGACGCGGTGCTCGCCGCGGCGAAGTTCGACCCCGATGTGCTGTGCGAAGAGTTCATCGAAGGCGACGAACTCACCTGCCCGGTGTTGGGAGATGGCGCCACGGCGCGCGCGCTGCCGGTGGTGAAGATCGTGGCCCCCGAAGGCGCCTACGACTACCAGAACAAGTACTTCACCGACGACGTGCGTTACCAATGCCCCAGCGGCCTGCCGCCCGCGCTGGAAGCCGAGGTGCAGCGCATCGTGCTGGCGTCCTACCGTGCACTGGGCTGCCGCGGCTGGGGCCGCGCCGACCTGATGCTGCGCGCCCGTGACCAGCAGCCCTTCCTGCTGGAGATGAACACCTCGCCCGGCATGACCGGCCATTCCCTGGTGCCCATCTCCGCGCGCGCGGCCGGCATCAGCTACGAAGCGCTGTGCCTGGACCTGCTGGCCCAGGCCCGGCTGGACAGCGGCTCGAACGTCGCGAAAGCCGCCTGA